In Euphorbia lathyris chromosome 10, ddEupLath1.1, whole genome shotgun sequence, a single genomic region encodes these proteins:
- the LOC136209680 gene encoding protein FAR1-RELATED SEQUENCE 3-like, with amino-acid sequence MIEPRSNAVYLWNSKSIPSALMEGIPVLIQHGGEWGENNKYQNYKFEGVLIPKSCNFEMLTSIIANQLKINLQYTKLEIKFQIKEEMPLMSVTNDMNLKFYLHLKIREDDVKKYPLCISIEEITRMEECSVQPDEQSADYDGTLAIQPFQEPIQPFQEPPLDMIDYVKQLTQQTIHDLDKSSFSEVNQIESSNSNLNLITNVRHSDFKIGQRFRDKCTLKTAISFYAITKHFQFKTERSSSRHLFLRCIDGGCDWAFKASRTGNLSTFKIRKFVDSHTCELESRTGQKQATRNLIGDLIKKKYADMKAYTPADIINDIKDEFGVDINYQKAWRSKEKALEVIRGKPSDSYALLPSYLYMLQQTNPGSVVELHTEANNAFLYAYMALDASIKGWKHCKPTVVIDESPLKAAHGGTLITACTQDASGSVFPLAFCVVDSENDASWEWFFRKFRDTYGTRDGMSIISERHGSITNAANETYPETSHCVCILHLLNNLKTNFTKKHKEVKDYFLGAAKAYTIDDFEVYMSELDKIDVQIRDYLKNIGYERWSRAHSFTNRSLAMTSNIAEFMNAINKAAMELPITCLFEHLRGLTQEWSMINRSAANSTFTRMSKRYEDMLNESRMRSHQFQVEESIDDAYPVFDGENRYIVNMATRSCTCNRFQVDEIPCEHASAVIHKQQMDPYEFCSTYFSKESMQNTYEGSVFPLPKQDTWDVPEEVKDRMVLPPSCRIRSGRPRKRNIKAVYESKSQNCCSRCGLKGHNRKTCKNLPERSD; translated from the exons ATGATCGAGCCACGGTCGAATGCCGTCTATCTCTGGAATTCGAAATCAATACCG TCTGCATTAATGGAAGGGATACCAGTTCTTATACAGCATGGCGGTGAATGGGGAGAAAATAATAAGTACCAGAATTACAAGTTTGAAGGTGTTTTAATTCCGAAATCCTGCAATTTCGAAATGTTGACCAGTATAATAGCGAATCAGTTGAAGATTAATCTACAATACACCAAGTTGGAGATAAAATTTCAg ATTAAAGAGGAAATGCCACTGATGAGTGTCACAAATGACatgaatctcaaattctatttaCATTTGAAGATCAGAGAAGATGATGTGAAGAAGTATCCTTTATGCATATCAATTGAGGAGATTACGAGAATGGAAGAATGCTCGGTGCAACCAGACGAACAATCAGCGGACTATGATGGCACATTAGCAATTCAACCTTTTCAAGAACCAATTCAACCTTTTCAAGAACCGCCATTGGATATGATCGATTATGTGAAGCAATTAACCCAGCAAACCATTCATGATTTGGATAAGTCCAGCTTCAGTGAAGTGAACCAAATAGAATCAAGCAACTCAAATCTGAATCTAATAACCAACGTCAGGCACTCCGATTTCAAGATCGGACAAAGATTCAGAGACAAATGCACGTTGAAAACAGCCATCAGCTTTTATGCCATAACCAAACATTTCCAGTTCAAAACCGAGAGATCCAGTAGCAGACACTTGTTTTTAAGGTGTATAGATGGGGGTTGCGACTGGGCCTTCAAAGCAAGCAGAACTGGCAACTTAAGCACATTTAAAATCAGAAAGTTTGTAGATTCACACACTTGTGAATTGGAAAGCAGAACTGGCCAAAAACAAGCAACGAGAAACTTAATCGGGGATCTGATAAAGAAGAAATATGCTGATATGAAGGCGTACACACCTGCAGATATAATAAATGATATAAAGGATGAATTTGGGGTGGACATTAACTACCAAAAAGCATGGAGATCGAAAGAGAAAGCACTTGAAGTCATACGAGGCAAACCCTCAGATTCATACGCTCTGCTGCCTAGTTATTTATACATGTTGCAACAGACGAATCCTGGATCCGTTGTAGAGCTGCATACAGAAGCAAACAATGCTTTCTTATATGCATACATGGCGTTGGATGCATCCATAAAGGGTTGGAAACATTGCAAGCCAACAGTGGTTATCGATGAAAGCCCCTTAAAAGCAGCACATGGTGGTACGCTCATAACAGCATGTACACAAGACGCCTCAG GTTCAGTTTTTCCATTGGCATTTTGTGTGGTAGATTCGGAAAACGATGCATCATGGGAATGGTTTTTCAGGAAGTTCAGAGATACATATGGAACACGGGATGGAATGTCGATTATATCAGAAAGGCATGGGAGCATTACAAATGCAGCAAACGAAACTTATCCCGAAACTAGCCATTGTGTATGTATTCTCCACTTGCTGAACAACTTGAAAACAAATTTCACAAAAAAACACAAGGAGGTAAAGGATTATTTCCTTGGAGCGGCTAAGGCGTACACCATTGACGATTTTGAGGTTTACATGAGTGAACTTGACAAGATCGATGTCCAAATAAGAGATTACCTAAAGAACATTGGATACGAGAGATGGTCACGAGCTCATTCATTCACAAACAGAAGTTTAGCCATGACATCAAACATAGCGGAGTTTATGAACGCAATCAACAAAGCTGCTATGGAGTTACCTATTACATGTCTGTTCGAGCATTTGCGCGGTTTGACTCAGGAATGGTCAATGATCAATAGGTCAGCAGCAAACTCAACTTTCACTAGGATGTCGAAAAGATACGAGGATATGCTAAACGAAAGCCGCATGAGATCTCATCAGTTTCAG GTCGAAGAATCAATTGATGATGCATACCCCGTGTTCGATGGCGAAAACCGATACATAGTCAACATGGCAACTAGATCATGCACTTGCAATCGATTTCAAGTCGATGAAATACCATGTGAACATGCATCAGCAGTAATACACAAACAACAGATGGACCCGTACGAGTTCTGCTCGACTTACTTCAGTAAAGAATCGATGCAGAACACGTACGAAGGCAGTGTATTCCCACTTCCGAAACAAGATACATGGGACGTACCAGAAGAAGTAAAAGACCGAATGGTGCTCCCACCATCGTGTCGAATAAGGTCCGGGCGACCTAGAAAAAGGAATATCAAAGCGGTATATGAAAGCAAGTCGCAGAACTGCTGTTCCCGGTGTGGCCTTAAAGGGCATAACAGAAAGACTTGTAAAAATTTACCAGAAAGATCTGATTAG